One window of Macrococcus sp. 19Msa1099 genomic DNA carries:
- a CDS encoding septum formation initiator family protein, with protein MAKKVSNLDNDYISEKALRERRKRKNNRVIKKRLFVFGGGLLSILLLLTGVLLYQISVNNHLKEEHAKQRAEYKQLQEKEIVLREKLKQLNSKEYIEKIARSEYFLSNDGEVIFKLPDNKDSKSDSEGQ; from the coding sequence GTGGCAAAAAAAGTGAGTAATCTGGACAATGACTATATTTCAGAAAAAGCGTTGCGAGAACGAAGGAAAAGAAAAAATAATCGAGTAATAAAGAAAAGGTTGTTCGTATTCGGTGGAGGATTATTGAGTATCTTGCTACTTCTAACAGGAGTGTTGTTATATCAGATAAGTGTCAATAACCACCTAAAAGAAGAGCATGCTAAGCAACGTGCAGAATATAAGCAATTGCAGGAAAAAGAGATTGTACTTAGAGAAAAGCTAAAACAACTCAATAGTAAAGAATATATTGAGAAAATAGCAAGAAGTGAATATTTCCTGAGCAATGATGGAGAAGTAATCTTTAAGTTACCGGATAATAAAGATTCGAAGTCAGATAGTGAAGGGCAATAA
- a CDS encoding RNA-binding S4 domain-containing protein — protein MRLDKYLKVSRLIKRRTLAKEVSDQGRIKINGNVAKASSNVTIDDVLEVRLGQRVITVKVTDLKEHATKDNAKGMFEVVSEEKIHADE, from the coding sequence ATGAGACTCGATAAATATTTAAAAGTATCACGGTTGATAAAAAGACGTACTTTAGCAAAGGAAGTCAGTGACCAGGGACGCATTAAAATCAATGGCAATGTGGCTAAGGCCTCAAGCAATGTAACGATTGATGACGTATTGGAAGTAAGGCTTGGACAACGTGTTATCACGGTTAAAGTGACTGATTTAAAAGAGCATGCAACAAAAGATAATGCAAAAGGTATGTTTGAAGTGGTGTCAGAAGAAAAAATACACGCTGATGAATAG
- a CDS encoding MazG nucleotide pyrophosphohydrolase domain-containing protein, translating to MMGKITVVGLGNYGLDELPFGIYRFLNKVDKVYVRTLTHPVVEDLEDIEWISFDEVYEKHDQFSEVYAEIVQTLKEKAMDDDIVYAVPGHPMVAESTTELLLQDKAIDIEVLGGKSFIDDLFQAVSFDPNNGFQMLDGTMMTSEAINIRNALIITQVYDQMIAGDVKVTLMEKYPDDHKVAIVTGARGQGSAVKWCPLYEMDHDFELSNLTSLFVPALSQEHYAGDFEYLTSIMDRLVADDECPFDKVQTHSSLKRYLLEEAYELFEAIDNDDIDHILEELGDILLQVVFHGAIGKKSMMFDTREIVQAISEKMIRRHPHIFGEGVEVNSIEELNQVWKNAKQSEGKEEKQIKQEKIFADLYLKLYDLVNNQKMTVQQALKVLVGEENETR from the coding sequence TTGATGGGTAAGATAACAGTGGTAGGATTAGGGAACTATGGGTTAGATGAACTACCGTTTGGTATTTATCGCTTTTTAAATAAAGTAGATAAAGTATATGTTCGTACATTAACGCATCCGGTAGTAGAAGATTTAGAAGATATCGAGTGGATCAGTTTCGATGAAGTGTATGAAAAGCATGATCAATTTAGCGAAGTATATGCAGAAATTGTTCAGACTTTAAAAGAAAAAGCGATGGATGATGATATTGTTTATGCAGTTCCTGGACATCCAATGGTGGCAGAATCTACAACGGAGTTATTATTACAGGATAAAGCTATCGATATAGAAGTGTTAGGTGGGAAAAGCTTTATCGATGACTTATTCCAGGCAGTATCATTTGATCCTAATAATGGATTTCAAATGCTGGACGGGACGATGATGACAAGTGAAGCGATTAATATTAGAAATGCATTAATCATCACGCAAGTATACGATCAGATGATAGCAGGAGATGTGAAAGTTACATTGATGGAGAAATACCCTGACGATCACAAAGTTGCTATAGTTACAGGTGCCAGAGGGCAAGGATCAGCAGTTAAGTGGTGCCCTTTATATGAGATGGATCATGACTTTGAGCTATCTAATTTAACTTCGCTTTTTGTACCTGCGTTAAGTCAAGAACATTATGCTGGAGATTTTGAATATTTAACATCCATTATGGATAGATTAGTTGCAGATGACGAATGTCCATTTGATAAAGTTCAAACCCATTCTAGCTTGAAACGTTACCTTTTGGAAGAGGCATATGAATTATTTGAAGCGATTGATAATGATGATATCGACCATATACTTGAAGAGTTAGGAGATATACTTCTTCAAGTAGTGTTCCATGGTGCGATTGGCAAGAAGTCAATGATGTTTGATACACGTGAAATTGTCCAGGCTATTAGCGAAAAGATGATTAGACGTCATCCGCATATATTTGGAGAAGGAGTAGAAGTAAACAGCATTGAAGAATTAAATCAAGTGTGGAAAAATGCAAAGCAATCAGAAGGTAAAGAAGAAAAACAGATAAAACAAGAGAAAATTTTTGCAGATTTATATTTAAAATTATATGATTTGGTTAACAATCAGAAAATGACAGTTCAGCAAGCACTTAAAGTATTGGTAGGTGAAGAGAATGAGACTCGATAA
- a CDS encoding polysaccharide biosynthesis protein, with the protein MENKPVFNSVIILTLTMLFVKVLSAIYRVPYQNVLGDTGLYAYQQVYPLIAIVSVLSLNAIPSVVSQSQYDTLFMKQLRSILAMVSLLSLVLIVVFSKHIAFLMGDTELERMLQVSALVLLPFPFVALARGQLQRKHQMEHIAVSQVIEQIVRVTTILFAITLFVKADFSVYESGSISIFGSFLGLSAAYIYLKVKGFTHLESNYQNNEVRTYYLDFFTLIFFYSLSYLVLILWQLVDSFTMINQLKQIMSLDEAKELKGVYDRGSSLIQVGLIVTTSFSLVLIPVLAECRAKNALTEMKSYADSALKITIVFSSAAAVGLMNLIRPLNLFLFETITGYEALAIYMLSVIFVSLIIMFTAMLQIYNAFRIQLVAVIAGIMTKFLLNLLLIPQFDITGASIATVAGLVMYTLCLYYKVQKIYELKLNTFIKRWLLALTVMSIAIQCILVIPYSTRLTAMGVSIMGVVIGLTVVLYAMVKWKIISVQEWYHLPFGNIMIKLMKG; encoded by the coding sequence ATGGAGAATAAGCCAGTCTTTAATAGCGTAATTATCTTAACGCTTACAATGCTATTCGTAAAGGTATTAAGTGCAATATATAGAGTGCCATACCAAAATGTATTAGGGGATACCGGGTTATATGCTTATCAACAAGTGTATCCGCTAATTGCAATTGTCTCAGTGCTATCTTTAAATGCGATTCCCTCCGTTGTCAGTCAGTCGCAGTATGACACTTTATTTATGAAACAGTTAAGAAGTATACTGGCGATGGTTAGTTTACTGAGTTTAGTGTTAATTGTTGTATTTAGTAAACATATTGCATTTCTTATGGGAGATACAGAGCTTGAGCGCATGTTGCAAGTATCTGCATTAGTACTCCTACCATTTCCATTTGTGGCTTTGGCGCGTGGACAGCTTCAAAGAAAACATCAAATGGAGCATATTGCTGTCAGTCAGGTTATTGAACAGATTGTTAGGGTTACAACGATATTGTTTGCAATTACCTTGTTTGTAAAAGCTGATTTTTCAGTGTATGAAAGTGGTAGCATCAGTATATTCGGATCGTTTTTAGGTTTGAGTGCTGCTTATATCTATTTAAAGGTAAAAGGATTTACGCATCTTGAAAGTAATTATCAAAACAATGAGGTACGAACCTATTATCTCGATTTCTTTACTTTAATATTTTTTTATAGCTTAAGTTATTTAGTACTCATTTTATGGCAGCTGGTTGACAGTTTTACGATGATTAATCAACTGAAACAAATAATGAGTTTAGATGAAGCAAAAGAACTAAAAGGAGTTTATGACCGAGGCAGCTCGTTAATTCAAGTGGGGCTTATAGTAACAACGTCATTTTCGCTCGTGCTCATTCCAGTATTAGCAGAGTGCAGAGCTAAGAATGCATTAACTGAAATGAAATCTTATGCGGATAGTGCTTTGAAGATAACGATCGTTTTCAGTAGTGCAGCTGCTGTAGGATTGATGAATTTAATTCGTCCTCTAAATTTATTTTTATTTGAAACGATAACGGGATATGAAGCGTTAGCCATATATATGTTATCTGTAATATTCGTATCACTGATTATTATGTTTACAGCCATGCTACAAATCTATAACGCATTTCGTATTCAGTTGGTAGCTGTCATAGCCGGAATCATGACGAAGTTTCTGCTTAACTTGTTGTTAATACCACAGTTCGACATCACAGGGGCATCAATAGCTACTGTGGCTGGACTTGTAATGTATACACTATGTCTTTATTACAAAGTACAAAAAATATATGAACTAAAATTAAATACCTTTATAAAACGCTGGTTGCTAGCACTTACTGTAATGAGTATCGCCATTCAATGCATATTAGTGATTCCTTATAGTACAAGACTTACAGCTATGGGTGTATCTATTATGGGTGTGGTTATAGGATTGACTGTTGTATTGTATGCTATGGTGAAATGGAAGATTATCAGTGTACAAGAGTGGTATCATCTACCGTTTGGAAATATAATGATAAAATTAATGAAAGGATGA